A section of the Paramisgurnus dabryanus chromosome 4, PD_genome_1.1, whole genome shotgun sequence genome encodes:
- the LOC135746729 gene encoding uncharacterized protein isoform X1 has product MGKMMMNVWIILVAASSAVTVSAVTTYQKRLSHGDYLSLDLPERTAKLEFVSADEQQHETIWQSGTFSTGRATRGVVSSVNNGYNFRINHVTFEDQGTYTLRNSFTGITNAISIYVVRVETKRRIIERVPGETLTIPLDGIKMVDANLRFYSNYSTINLVEHGVPVGKENADYIGRLRTYYDSFQVLNVNVSDLGRYELRDQKGRPVSNTTMILVDRHSNFTPNKGLLALLLLGIPGGICFCCRKKVCKCCYKDKSEAASPPAESIPICHPVTDPAQGNVAGNPTNPGQSPNYYPPPNQGPNQYPPPNQGQNQYPAQPQWNGQPGVPPNPGFSAEYPPQNPLYPPVPGVSPAQPPQWSGPPNQYNAPATVNYNPMVNSAPPGATSPLLNAQPEPAGLRANMDILNSSGSADVQFSIDNARSPTNNFL; this is encoded by the exons ATGGGAAAAATG ATGATGAATGTTTGGATCATCCTTGTAGCTGCAAGTTCTGCAG TTACAGTCTCTGCAGTTACCACATATCAGAAACGCCTAAGCCACGGTGATTATTTGTCTCTGGATCTTCCTGAACGGACAGCTAAGTTGGAGTTCGTTTCTGCCGATGAGCAACAACATGAAACTATCTGGCAAAGTGGAACTTTTTCCACCGGTAGAGCCACAAGAGGTGTCGTGTCCTCCGTCAATAACGGCTATAACTTTAGAATCAATCATGTTACGTTTGAGGACCAGGGGACATACACCCTTCGCAATTCATTTACTGGTATTACTAACGCAATCTCCATCTATGTAGTGAGAGTCGAAA CCAAAAGAAGAATCATTGAACGTGTCCCAGGTGAAACCCTCACCATACCTTTGGATGGAATCAAGATGGTTGATGCCAATCTTCGCTTTTACAGCAATTATTCAACTATCAATCTGGTGGAGCATGGAGTCCCTGTGGGTAAAGAAAACGCGGACTACATCGGTCGGCTAAGAACTTACTATGATAGTTTTCAGGTGCTTAATGTCAATGTGTCAGATCTGGGCAGATACGAACTTAGAGATCAGAAAGGTCGACCTGTGTCAAACACTACAATGATATTAGTGG ATCGACACAGTAATTTTACCCCAAATAAAGGCCTTTTAGCTCTGCTTCTTCTCGGGATTCCTGGCGGCATCTGCTTCTGCTGCAGGAAGAAAGTCTGCAAATGTTGTTATAAGGATAAATCAGAGGCGGCGAGTCCCCCGGCTGAGTCTATACCAATCTGCCATCCAGTGACTGATCCAGCACAG ggtAATGTGGCTGGTAATCCCACTAATCCAGGCCAAAGTCCGAATTATTATCCTCCTCCAAACCAAGGTCCGAATCAATATCCTCCTCCAAACCAAGGTCAGAATCAGTATCCTGCTCAACCACAATGGAACGGACAGCCTGGTGTTCCTCCTAACCCT GGCTTCAGTGCTGAGTATCCACCACAGAATCCTCTTTATCCTCCTGTACCTGGAGTTTCCCCAGCTCAGCCGCCCCAGTGGAGTGGTCCTCCCAACCAGTACAACGCACCTGCAACTGTG AATTACAATCCAATGGTGAACAGCGCTCCACCTGGTGCCACGTCCCCATTGCTAAACGCTCAACCTGAG CCTGCTGGACTCAGAGCTAACATGGATATCCTGAACTCCTCTGGCTCCGCTGATGTCCAGTTCAGCATTGACAATGCAAGGTCTCCTACCAACAATTTCCTGTAG
- the LOC135746729 gene encoding uncharacterized protein isoform X2: protein MVNVWIILVAASSAVTVSAVTTYQKRLSHGDYLSLDLPERTAKLEFVSADEQQHETIWQSGTFSTGRATRGVVSSVNNGYNFRINHVTFEDQGTYTLRNSFTGITNAISIYVVRVETKRRIIERVPGETLTIPLDGIKMVDANLRFYSNYSTINLVEHGVPVGKENADYIGRLRTYYDSFQVLNVNVSDLGRYELRDQKGRPVSNTTMILVDRHSNFTPNKGLLALLLLGIPGGICFCCRKKVCKCCYKDKSEAASPPAESIPICHPVTDPAQGNVAGNPTNPGQSPNYYPPPNQGPNQYPPPNQGQNQYPAQPQWNGQPGVPPNPGFSAEYPPQNPLYPPVPGVSPAQPPQWSGPPNQYNAPATVNYNPMVNSAPPGATSPLLNAQPEPAGLRANMDILNSSGSADVQFSIDNARSPTNNFL, encoded by the exons ATGGTGAATGTTTGGATCATCCTTGTAGCTGCAAGTTCTGCAG TTACAGTCTCTGCAGTTACCACATATCAGAAACGCCTAAGCCACGGTGATTATTTGTCTCTGGATCTTCCTGAACGGACAGCTAAGTTGGAGTTCGTTTCTGCCGATGAGCAACAACATGAAACTATCTGGCAAAGTGGAACTTTTTCCACCGGTAGAGCCACAAGAGGTGTCGTGTCCTCCGTCAATAACGGCTATAACTTTAGAATCAATCATGTTACGTTTGAGGACCAGGGGACATACACCCTTCGCAATTCATTTACTGGTATTACTAACGCAATCTCCATCTATGTAGTGAGAGTCGAAA CCAAAAGAAGAATCATTGAACGTGTCCCAGGTGAAACCCTCACCATACCTTTGGATGGAATCAAGATGGTTGATGCCAATCTTCGCTTTTACAGCAATTATTCAACTATCAATCTGGTGGAGCATGGAGTCCCTGTGGGTAAAGAAAACGCGGACTACATCGGTCGGCTAAGAACTTACTATGATAGTTTTCAGGTGCTTAATGTCAATGTGTCAGATCTGGGCAGATACGAACTTAGAGATCAGAAAGGTCGACCTGTGTCAAACACTACAATGATATTAGTGG ATCGACACAGTAATTTTACCCCAAATAAAGGCCTTTTAGCTCTGCTTCTTCTCGGGATTCCTGGCGGCATCTGCTTCTGCTGCAGGAAGAAAGTCTGCAAATGTTGTTATAAGGATAAATCAGAGGCGGCGAGTCCCCCGGCTGAGTCTATACCAATCTGCCATCCAGTGACTGATCCAGCACAG ggtAATGTGGCTGGTAATCCCACTAATCCAGGCCAAAGTCCGAATTATTATCCTCCTCCAAACCAAGGTCCGAATCAATATCCTCCTCCAAACCAAGGTCAGAATCAGTATCCTGCTCAACCACAATGGAACGGACAGCCTGGTGTTCCTCCTAACCCT GGCTTCAGTGCTGAGTATCCACCACAGAATCCTCTTTATCCTCCTGTACCTGGAGTTTCCCCAGCTCAGCCGCCCCAGTGGAGTGGTCCTCCCAACCAGTACAACGCACCTGCAACTGTG AATTACAATCCAATGGTGAACAGCGCTCCACCTGGTGCCACGTCCCCATTGCTAAACGCTCAACCTGAG CCTGCTGGACTCAGAGCTAACATGGATATCCTGAACTCCTCTGGCTCCGCTGATGTCCAGTTCAGCATTGACAATGCAAGGTCTCCTACCAACAATTTCCTGTAG